A genomic region of Phragmites australis chromosome 2, lpPhrAust1.1, whole genome shotgun sequence contains the following coding sequences:
- the LOC133898293 gene encoding transcription factor MYBS3-like, with protein sequence MTRRCSHCSNNGHNARTCPARFGGGGSPGGGVRLFGVRLTSAPSPVAMKKSASMSFIASSLGGGSGGSSLAARGGGGGRGGGDGDAGYVSDDPAHASCSTNGRAERKKGTPWTEEEHIMFLMGLQKLGKGDWRGISRSFVVSRTSTQVASHAQKYFIRQTNSSRRKRRSSLFDMVAEMPMDESSIAAEQFTPKNTQDEATSSNELPTLHLGQQKEAEFAKHLPTLQLRQHDKSEFAEPSLPLPDLKMNLDITFKTITVPSGPAFYPALVPVPLSLWPPNVANMGKGSTTHEILKPTPVNGKEVVKADDVIGMSNLSIGEASSGSIEPTALSLQLIGPSDMRQSTFHVSPPMNRPDLSKRNSSPIHAV encoded by the exons ATGACGCGGCGGTGCTCGCACTGTAGCAACAATGGCCACAACGCGCGCACCTGCCCCGCCcgcttcggcggcggcggcagcccgGGCGGCGGGGTGAGGCTGTTCGGCGTGCGGCTCACGTCCGCGCCGTCGCCGGTGGCTATGAAGAAGAGCGCCAGCATGAGCTTCATCGCGTCGTCGCTCGGGGGAGGGTCCGGGGGCTCGTCGCTGGCggcgagaggaggaggtgggggcaGGGGAGGGGGAGACGGAGACGCAGGGTACGTGTCCGATGATCCCGCGCACGCCTCCTGCTCGACGAATGGCCGCGCAGAGCGCAAGAAAG GTACACCTtggactgaagaagaacatatAATGTTTCTGATGGGTCTACAGAAGCTCGGTAAGGGAGATTGGCGTGGGATATCCCGAAGCTTTGTTGTTTCCAGGACCTCAACTCAAGTGGCGAGCCATGCTCAAAAGTACTTTATCAGACAGACAAACTCATCAAGGCGGAAGAGACGGTCAAGCTTGTTTGACATGGTCGCTGAAATG CCAATGGACGAGTCCTCAATTGCGGCGGAGCAGTTTACTCCAAAAAATACTCAAGATGAAGCaacaagttcaaatgaattGCCAACCTTACATCTTGGGCAACAGAAGGAAGCAGAGTTTGCTAAACACCTGCCAACTTTACAGCTAAGGCAGCATGACAAATCTGAATTCGCGGAGCCTTCATTGCCACTACCAGATTTGAAGATGAACCTCGATATAACATTTAAGACCATAACTGTTCCGTCAGGGCCTGCATTCTACCCAGCACTAGTTCCTGTTCCACTATCTCTTTGGCCTCCAAATGTTGCTAACATGGGGAAAGGCAGCACAACCCATGAAATCCTAAAACCCACTCCTGTGAATGGTAAGGAGGTGGTTAAGGCGGATGATGTTATCGGTATGTCTAACCTCAGTATTGGTGAGGCTAGCTCTGGCTCCATCGAACCCACTGCTCTTTCCCTTCAGCTTATTGGGCCATCGGATATGAGGCAATCAACTTTTCATGTGAGTCCACCAATGAATAGACCTGATCTAAGCAAGAGAAACAGCAGTCCAATTCATGCAGTCTGA